The following proteins are encoded in a genomic region of Glycine soja cultivar W05 chromosome 17, ASM419377v2, whole genome shotgun sequence:
- the LOC114393336 gene encoding chorismate mutase 2-like isoform X1, which produces MCVYLYSPFFINNKNKSPIKSNPTPHKPHFSSRLQIACTLISRMAKAAEQSPDSGNVYTLASVREDLVRQEDTIIYGLIERAKFPSNPHTYDEEYAQIQGFCGSLVEFVVKNTEAIQAKAGRYKNPEENAFFPENLPPSIVPSYSFKQFLHPGAASININKSIWKMYFQELLPLLATSGDDGNYAQTAANDLSLLQAISRRIHYGKFVAEVKFRDAPQDYEPLIRAKDKEGLMKLLTFTSVEETVRKRVEKKAAVFGQEVSLDNEDDDEENHKFDPSVASSLYKNWVIPFTKEVQVEYLLRRLD; this is translated from the exons atgtGTGTATATCTATATAGTCCCTTCtttataaacaacaaaaataagtcTCCAATTAAAAGCAATCCAACCCCCCACAAACCGCATTTCAGTTCAAGGCTTCAAATTGCGTGCACCTTAATTTCAAG AATGGCCAAAGCAGCAGAACAAAGTCCTGATTCTGGGAATGTGTACACGCTAGCTTCAGTGAGGGAGGATTTGGTTAGGCAAGAGGATACCATCATTTATGGTCTCATTGAGAGAGCCAAGTTCCCTAGCAATCCTCACACCTATGATGAAGAGTATGCTCAAATCCAGGGTTTTTGTGGCTCATTGGTAGAATTTGTTGTTAAGAATACAGAGGCCATTCAAGCTAAG GCTGGAAGATACAAAAACCCTGAAGAAAACGCCTTCTTCCCAGAAAATTTACCACCATCAATTGTACCATCTTACTCCTTCAAACAG TTTTTGCATCCTGGAGCTGCTTCAATTAACATTAACAAGTCCATCTGGAAAATGTATTTCCAAGAGTTACTTCCATTGCTTGCTACTTCGGGTGATGATGGAAACTATGCACAAACTGCAGCTAATGATCTTTCATTATTGCAG GCCATCTCTAGAAGGATTCACTATGGAAAGTTTGTAGCTGAGGTGAAATTCAGGGATGCTCCTCAAGACTACGAGCCTTTAATTCGAGCTAAG GATAAAGAAGGATTGATGAAATTGTTGACATTTACAAGCGTTGAAGAGACGGTGAGGAAGAGGGTTGAAAAGAAGGCCGCAGTGTTTGGGCAGGAAGTGAGTCTTGACAATGAGGACGATGATGAGGAAAACCATAAGTTTGATCCATCAGTGGCTTCTAGCTTGTACAAAAATTGGGTGATACCCTTTACCAAGGAGGTTCAGGTTGAGTACCTATTGCGGCGTCTAGACTGA
- the LOC114393336 gene encoding chorismate mutase 2-like isoform X2: protein MMMIRFPLVVVLVLMICAMRCRMAKAAEQSPDSGNVYTLASVREDLVRQEDTIIYGLIERAKFPSNPHTYDEEYAQIQGFCGSLVEFVVKNTEAIQAKAGRYKNPEENAFFPENLPPSIVPSYSFKQFLHPGAASININKSIWKMYFQELLPLLATSGDDGNYAQTAANDLSLLQAISRRIHYGKFVAEVKFRDAPQDYEPLIRAKDKEGLMKLLTFTSVEETVRKRVEKKAAVFGQEVSLDNEDDDEENHKFDPSVASSLYKNWVIPFTKEVQVEYLLRRLD from the exons ATGATGATGATTCGATTTCCATTGGTGGTGGTTCTTGTGTTGATGATTTGTGCCATGAGATGCAGAATGGCCAAAGCAGCAGAACAAAGTCCTGATTCTGGGAATGTGTACACGCTAGCTTCAGTGAGGGAGGATTTGGTTAGGCAAGAGGATACCATCATTTATGGTCTCATTGAGAGAGCCAAGTTCCCTAGCAATCCTCACACCTATGATGAAGAGTATGCTCAAATCCAGGGTTTTTGTGGCTCATTGGTAGAATTTGTTGTTAAGAATACAGAGGCCATTCAAGCTAAG GCTGGAAGATACAAAAACCCTGAAGAAAACGCCTTCTTCCCAGAAAATTTACCACCATCAATTGTACCATCTTACTCCTTCAAACAG TTTTTGCATCCTGGAGCTGCTTCAATTAACATTAACAAGTCCATCTGGAAAATGTATTTCCAAGAGTTACTTCCATTGCTTGCTACTTCGGGTGATGATGGAAACTATGCACAAACTGCAGCTAATGATCTTTCATTATTGCAG GCCATCTCTAGAAGGATTCACTATGGAAAGTTTGTAGCTGAGGTGAAATTCAGGGATGCTCCTCAAGACTACGAGCCTTTAATTCGAGCTAAG GATAAAGAAGGATTGATGAAATTGTTGACATTTACAAGCGTTGAAGAGACGGTGAGGAAGAGGGTTGAAAAGAAGGCCGCAGTGTTTGGGCAGGAAGTGAGTCTTGACAATGAGGACGATGATGAGGAAAACCATAAGTTTGATCCATCAGTGGCTTCTAGCTTGTACAAAAATTGGGTGATACCCTTTACCAAGGAGGTTCAGGTTGAGTACCTATTGCGGCGTCTAGACTGA
- the LOC114393335 gene encoding 3-hydroxyisobutyryl-CoA hydrolase-like protein 2, mitochondrial codes for MQRFKALLPQQTRSSLRTLCSHRRAFSAQPNYAKHHDDDSQEQILVEGRAKSRAAILNRPSSLNSLNASMVARLKRLYDSWEENSDIGFVLMKGSGRAFCSGADVVRLYHSLNEGNTDEAEQFFKTLYSFVYLQGTYLKPHVAILDGITMGCGSGISLPGMFRVVTDKTVFSHPEAQIGFHPDAGASYVLSRLPGYLGEYLALTGDKLNGVEMIACRLATHYSLNARLSLLEERLGKLITDEPSVVESSLAQYGDLVYPDRSSVLHRIDTIDRCFSHETVEEIIEALEKEAAESNDEWYSTTLRRIREASPLSLKVTLQSIREGRFETLDKCLVREYRMSLRGISKHVSSDFFEGVRARMVDRDFAPKWDPPRLKDISEDMVEYYFSPLSEVQSELVLPTALREPYM; via the exons ATGCAGAGATTCAAAGCTCTGCTACCTCAACAAACTAGGTCCTCACTTCGCACTCTCTGTTCTCACCGTCGAGCTTTCTCCGCTCAACCGAATTACGCAAAGCACCACGACGACGATTCTCAGGAACAG ATTTTAGTCGAAGGAAGAGCGAAATCACGAGCAGCTATTCTCAACAGGCCGTCTTCGCTGAACTCGCTCAATGCTTCAATG GTTGCTCGGTTGAAGAGGCTGTATGATTCCTGGGAAGAAAACTCTGATATTGGCTTTGTTTTGATGAAG GGTAGTGGCAGAGCTTTCTGTTCTGGTGCAGATGTTGTTAGGCTGTATCACTCACTCAATGAAG GAAATACTGACGAAGCTGaacagtttttcaaaacattataTTCATTTGTATATCTTCAAGGGACATATCTTAAACCACAT GTTGCCATTTTGGATGGAATAACAATGGGATGTGGATCTGGAATTTCTCTACCAGGAATGTTCCGTGTGGTAACTGATAAAACT GTTTTTTCTCACCCAGAAGCTCAAATAGGTTTCCACCCAGATGCAGGAGCTTCTTATGTTTTGTCTCGTCTACCTGGCTACTTAG GGGAATACTTGGCCCTTACAGGAGATAAGCTTAATGGTGTTGAAATGATTGCCTGCCGCCTTGCTACTCATTATTCACTAAATGCA AGGCTCTCTTTGCTTGAAGAACGTCTTGGTAAACTAATCACAGACGAACCTTCTGTTGTGGAGTCATCCCTCGCACAGTATGGTGATCTTGTTTATCCAGATAGGAGCAGTGTCCTTCACAG GATTGATACTATTGATAGATGTTTCAGTCACGAAACTGTGGAGGAAATTATTGAAGCTTTG GAGAAAGAGGCTGCTGAGTCTAATGACGAATGGTACTCGACTACTCTAAGGAGAATAAGAGAAGCCTCCCCGTTGAGTTTGAAAGTTACTTTACAATCT ATACGTGAAGGTAgatttgaaacacttgataaatGTCTTGTACGTGAGTATCGCATGTCCCTACGTGGTATTTCAAAGCATGTCTCCTCTGATTTCTTTGAG GGTGTTCGGGCACGAATGGTTGATAGAGATTTTGCACCAAAG TGGGACCCACCTAGATTAAAAGATATATCAGAGGACATGGTTGAATACTATTTCTCTCCTTTAAGTGAAGTTCAATCTGAATTAGTGCTGCCAACAGCTTTGCGAGAACCTTACATGTGA